The following coding sequences are from one Nicotiana tabacum cultivar K326 chromosome 1, ASM71507v2, whole genome shotgun sequence window:
- the LOC142163881 gene encoding uncharacterized protein LOC142163881 — MGPDPSKRSQEFWCEFHNDHGHRTLDFRLLQEEDEYLLKQGYLTDLLSEQGKQSYMKNRKEPPKPLSQKRTVNVITGVEEVNGVTYMEATKTSKVTVTHEKQVRQVLEEDNIMFDDEDTDGLIIPHNDTLVISLRVHDTNVKRVLIDPGSSVNVILLRVVNEIQENDRIIAKSRSLSGFDNTSVVTKGEIILATFAEGVKKDTKFHVVDADMAYNIILGRS; from the coding sequence ATGGGGCCAGATCCCAGCAAAAGGAGTCAGGAATTTTGGTGCGAGTTTCACAATGATCATGGCCATAGAACATTAGATTTTAGGCTTCTACAGGAAGAAGATGAGTATCTATTGAAACAAGGCTATCTCACCGATCTGCTCAGTGAACAAGGAAAACAATCTTATATGAAAAATAGGAAAGAACCACCAAAGCCCCTGTCACAAAAGAGAACAGTAAATGTTATAACTGGGGTTGAAGAAGTTAATGGGGTAACGTATATGGAAGCAACAAAGACATCCAAGGTTACCGTTACCCACGAAAAACAGGTTCGTCAGGTTTTGGAAGAAGACAACATAATGTTTGATGACGAAGACACGGATGGCTTGATCATTCCTCACAATGATACACTGGTAATATCTCTACGTGTCCATGATACTAATGttaaacgagttttgattgacccaGGTAGCTCAGTAAATGTCATTCTACTAAGAGTAGTGAATGAGATACAAGAAAATGATCGAATCATAGCAAAGTCACGGTCATTGTCTGGGTTCGATAATACAAGTGTCGTCACAAAAGGAGAAATCATATTAGCTACATTTGCAGAAGGTGTCAAAAAAGACACTAAATTCCATGTGGTAGATGCAGACATGGCCTATAACATAATCTTGGGAAGGTCGTGA
- the LOC107830150 gene encoding uncharacterized protein LOC107830150, whose amino-acid sequence MSTIFKALFFVTRLYRLFLFFQIISSFLFCSLGEFFLHYFLVDLSFLWLWTKNGWRNKNVTEICSSTKVLQIQWIPFSDYGAVHRASLEKDLNLLDITNRTMKFCCNQKRKK is encoded by the exons ATGAGCACCATATTCAAAGCCTTATTCTTTGTCACTAGGTTGTATCGCCTCTTTCTGTTTTTTCAAATTATCTCCTCCTTTCTCTTCTGTTCGCTGGGTGAGTTTTTTCTGCACTACTTCTTGGTTGATTTAAGTTTTTTGTGG CTTTGGACAAAAAATGGATGGCGAAATAAGAATGTGACAGAAATCTGTTCATCGACGAAG GTGCTCCAGATTCAGTGGATCCCTTTTTCTGATTACGGAGCTG TGCATAGAGCCTCATTGGAGAAAGACTTGAACTTGCTCGACATCACCAACAG GACGATGAAGTTCTGTtgcaaccaaaaaagaaaaaaatga